In Vulpes lagopus strain Blue_001 chromosome 1, ASM1834538v1, whole genome shotgun sequence, a genomic segment contains:
- the GSTA4 gene encoding glutathione S-transferase A4 isoform X1 codes for MAAKPKLHYPNGRGRMESVRWVLAAAGVEFDEEFLETKEQLQKLQDGNHLLFQQVPMVEIDGMKLVQTRSILHYIADKHHLFGRDLKERTLIDMYVEGTLDLLELIIMHPFLKPDDQQKEVVNMAQKAIIRYFPVFEKVLRDHGQRFLVGNQLSLADIILLQTILALEEKIPNILSAFPHLQEFTVKISNIPTIKKFLEPGSKKKPPPDDIYVRTVYNIFMP; via the exons ATGGCAGCGAAGCCCAAGCTCCACTATCCTAATGGAAGAGGCCGGATGGAATCCGTAAGATGGGTTTTAGCTGCCGCTGGAGTCGAG tttgatGAAGAATTCTTAGAAACTAAAGAACAGTTGCAGAAGTTGCAGGATG GTAACCACCTGCTGTTCCAACAAGTGCCCATGGTTGAAATTGATGGAATGAAGTTGGTGCAGACCCGAAGCATCCTCCACTACATAGCGGATAAACACCACCTCTTTGGCAGGGACCTCAAGGAGAGAACCCT gaTTGACATGTACGTGGAGGGGACGCTAGATCTGCTGGAACTGATTATCATGCATCCTTTTCTAAAACCAGATGATCAACAAAAGGAAGTGGTTAACATGGCCCAGAAGGCTATAATTAGATACTTTCCTGTGTTTGAAAAG GTTTTAAGGGATCATGGGCAAAGGTTTCTGGTCGGTAACCAGCTGAGCCTTGCGGATATTATTCTACTCCAAACCATTTTGGCTCTAGAAGAGAAAATCCCCAATATCCTGTCTGCCTTTCCTCACCTCCAG GAGTTTACAGTGAAAATAAGTAATATCCCTACAATTAAGAAATTCCTTGAACCTGGCAGCAAGAAGAAGCCTCCTCCAGATGACATCTACGTGAGAACCGTCTACAATATCTTTATGCCATAA
- the GSTA4 gene encoding glutathione S-transferase A4 isoform X2: protein MKLCRTIFTALSPTLCHVGNHLLFQQVPMVEIDGMKLVQTRSILHYIADKHHLFGRDLKERTLIDMYVEGTLDLLELIIMHPFLKPDDQQKEVVNMAQKAIIRYFPVFEKVLRDHGQRFLVGNQLSLADIILLQTILALEEKIPNILSAFPHLQEFTVKISNIPTIKKFLEPGSKKKPPPDDIYVRTVYNIFMP from the exons ATGAAGCTCTGCAGAACTATCTTCACTGCACTCTCCCCCACCCTTTGTCATGTGG GTAACCACCTGCTGTTCCAACAAGTGCCCATGGTTGAAATTGATGGAATGAAGTTGGTGCAGACCCGAAGCATCCTCCACTACATAGCGGATAAACACCACCTCTTTGGCAGGGACCTCAAGGAGAGAACCCT gaTTGACATGTACGTGGAGGGGACGCTAGATCTGCTGGAACTGATTATCATGCATCCTTTTCTAAAACCAGATGATCAACAAAAGGAAGTGGTTAACATGGCCCAGAAGGCTATAATTAGATACTTTCCTGTGTTTGAAAAG GTTTTAAGGGATCATGGGCAAAGGTTTCTGGTCGGTAACCAGCTGAGCCTTGCGGATATTATTCTACTCCAAACCATTTTGGCTCTAGAAGAGAAAATCCCCAATATCCTGTCTGCCTTTCCTCACCTCCAG GAGTTTACAGTGAAAATAAGTAATATCCCTACAATTAAGAAATTCCTTGAACCTGGCAGCAAGAAGAAGCCTCCTCCAGATGACATCTACGTGAGAACCGTCTACAATATCTTTATGCCATAA